The Streptomonospora litoralis genome window below encodes:
- a CDS encoding flavin reductase family protein, which produces MRRSAEAALGADYAERLPRDGDGSAADGFRRVMAEHAAGVVVVTADAPHGPIGVTATSFTSVSLDPPLVSFYIDDRSSTWQSLREAPAFAISILADDQRELASRFATRGIDRFAPPTRWQRGPEGLPLLHGAVGHVLCRKHDVLAVGDHWLVVGRVAQARVSAGAEAPLLYHRGRYGRFSS; this is translated from the coding sequence GTGCGCAGATCGGCGGAGGCGGCACTGGGTGCGGACTACGCGGAACGGCTGCCGCGGGACGGCGACGGCTCCGCCGCCGACGGGTTCCGCCGCGTCATGGCGGAGCACGCCGCCGGAGTGGTCGTGGTGACGGCGGACGCGCCGCACGGCCCGATCGGGGTCACCGCCACTTCGTTCACCAGCGTGAGCCTCGACCCGCCGCTGGTGTCCTTCTACATCGACGACCGCTCCTCGACCTGGCAGAGCCTGCGCGAGGCCCCCGCGTTCGCGATCAGCATCCTCGCCGACGACCAGCGGGAACTCGCCTCCCGGTTCGCCACGCGCGGCATCGACCGCTTCGCGCCGCCCACGCGCTGGCAGCGCGGCCCCGAGGGCCTGCCGCTGCTCCACGGCGCCGTGGGGCACGTGCTGTGCCGCAAGCACGACGTGCTGGCCGTGGGCGACCACTGGCTGGTGGTGGGCCGTGTCGCCCAGGCACGCGTCTCCGCGGGCGCGGAGGCC